A portion of the Rhodococcus pseudokoreensis genome contains these proteins:
- a CDS encoding replication-associated recombination protein A — MSDLFGSDVGEDESAGLFETVRSDEAVQSDEAVAPRPVPGPVPVDHRAPLAVRMRPRTLGEVVGQQHLLGPGAPLRRLVEGSGAASVLLYGPPGTGKTTLASLISGATGRRFEALSALSAGVKEVRGVIELARRRLLAGEQTVLFIDEVHRFSKTQQDALLAAVENRIVLLVAATTENPSFSVVSPLLSRSLVLQLQSLTADDIENLLERARTDERGLGGDIEIAGDAMDHLVRLAAGDARRALTALEAAAGAALDQAGDADRPVLLDLATVEASVDKAAVRYDRDGDQHYDVISAFIKSIRGSDVDAALHYLARMLTAGEDPRFIARRLVVHASEDIGMADPTALQTATAAAQAVQLIGMPEARLALAQATIHLATAPKSGAVIAALGAAMADVAAGNAGLVPPHLRDGHYAGAAKLGNAVGYRYPHDHPDGVLAQQYPPDELVGVDYYQPTTHGGERDIAGRVDKLRAIVRGTNRQGGRLS, encoded by the coding sequence GTGAGCGATCTTTTCGGTTCGGATGTCGGCGAGGACGAGTCGGCGGGCCTGTTCGAGACGGTGCGGTCGGACGAGGCGGTGCAGTCGGACGAGGCGGTGGCTCCGCGCCCGGTTCCCGGTCCGGTGCCGGTCGACCACCGCGCACCGCTGGCCGTGCGCATGCGCCCCCGCACGCTCGGCGAGGTGGTCGGGCAGCAGCATCTCCTCGGCCCCGGCGCGCCGCTGCGGCGGCTCGTGGAGGGGTCGGGGGCGGCGTCCGTGCTGCTGTACGGTCCGCCCGGCACCGGCAAGACCACGTTGGCGTCGCTGATCTCGGGTGCCACCGGGCGCCGCTTCGAGGCGCTGTCCGCGCTGTCCGCGGGTGTGAAGGAAGTGCGTGGCGTCATCGAACTGGCCCGCCGACGGCTCCTCGCGGGTGAGCAGACGGTGCTGTTCATCGACGAGGTGCACCGCTTCTCGAAGACTCAGCAGGACGCACTGCTGGCGGCGGTGGAGAACCGGATCGTGCTGCTCGTGGCCGCCACCACCGAGAATCCGTCGTTCTCCGTGGTGTCCCCGCTGCTGTCCCGCTCACTGGTCCTGCAACTGCAGTCGCTGACGGCGGACGACATCGAGAACCTCCTCGAGCGGGCGCGCACCGACGAGCGGGGTCTCGGCGGGGATATCGAGATCGCCGGCGACGCGATGGACCATCTGGTGCGCCTCGCGGCCGGTGACGCCCGGCGCGCGCTCACCGCGCTCGAGGCGGCGGCGGGCGCGGCGCTCGACCAGGCCGGTGACGCGGACCGTCCCGTGCTGCTGGACCTCGCGACGGTGGAGGCGAGCGTCGACAAGGCGGCCGTTCGCTACGACCGGGACGGCGACCAGCACTACGACGTGATCAGTGCGTTCATCAAATCGATCCGCGGCTCGGACGTCGACGCCGCCCTGCACTACCTGGCGCGGATGCTGACCGCGGGCGAGGACCCCCGCTTCATCGCGCGCCGGCTGGTCGTCCACGCCAGCGAGGACATCGGGATGGCCGACCCGACCGCGTTGCAGACCGCGACCGCCGCCGCGCAGGCGGTGCAGCTGATCGGGATGCCAGAGGCCCGCCTCGCCCTCGCCCAGGCCACCATCCACCTCGCGACCGCCCCGAAGTCGGGGGCCGTCATCGCCGCACTCGGCGCCGCCATGGCGGACGTCGCGGCGGGAAACGCCGGGCTCGTCCCACCGCACCTGCGCGACGGTCACTACGCGGGGGCGGCGAAGCTCGGCAACGCCGTCGGCTACCGATATCCCCACGACCACCCGGACGGGGTACTGGCGCAGCAGTATCCGCCCGACGAGCTCGTCGGCGTCGACTACTACCAGCCCACCACCCACGGCGGCGAGCGTGACATCGCGGGCCGTGTGGACAAACTGCGCGCCATCGTCCGCGGCACGAACCGTCAGGGTGGCCGGTTAAGCTGA